From the genome of Salvia splendens isolate huo1 chromosome 7, SspV2, whole genome shotgun sequence:
TCCAGAGGCGGAATGCCTTCTCGCAATCGATTAGGAACCCTATTAATCAAATCGCTCCGTCCAATTTCTCAGGCGAAGAGCAAGGCCACAGAATCGGAGTTCAAAACCGAGTCCAACGAGATCGACTGCATAGGCACCGGGCTGGATGTGGAATgcgtgatcagtgaagaatCGGAGCAGGTGAGAGGGGAGGCGAGAGATACAGCGTCGGCGTTGGTTGAATTGGCGTTGGAATGGGGGCTTCTGATATCGCCCTTCTTCTTCTGGGGAACGGCCATGGTGGCAATGAAGGAAGTTCTCCCTAAAACGGGGCCCTTCGTTGTGGCGGCGTTTAGGCTAATTCCGTCGGGGCTCTTGTTGGTAGCCTTCGCCGCTTCCAGGGGAAGAGCTTTGCCTTCCGGATTCAATGCTTGGCTCTCCATCTCAGCTTTTGCTGCCATTGATGCTTCCTGCTTCCAGGTCCCTATTTAGTATCCATTAAATCAGAAACATAGATTGTGTTTTTTGCATCCTCACTTTGACTGACCGCGAGCAGGGTTTTCTCGCTCAAGGATTGGAGAGGACGACTGCTGGTTTGGGCAGTGTAAGTTGGATGATTGTTTTTGCTTTTCCTTATAATGAAATTGTTCATTAAGTTGCACATTGTCATATTAAGTCGGATATATGGAATCTACTCAACGAAAATGTGGTTATTGGATACATCATCATTAAACCAATTTTCTTCAAtcttaaaccacccttataacaccacatcatattttcggaaaaataaagaggtttgaaaagaaagcccacctcgttcgcttaacaattcataatccaacttatggcaactctcgttcctcgagttcacgaatacaatcacccttgtcaacgacaacacaagtcagccttccacagaatcatattaccatgcatgtcctatcgtttctctctcatcgtttttctcaatttacccaacccaacgttcatcacaaagatggaaaaacacaccataatatatttcaacgtatctcacgtgatcacatcattaaacacgttccttggacatacatgcatcatataatacttctaaacttgaaaataaatatccttttatcaaagcagaaaactggcagaactgcgcgaccgttttataaaagtcactaaaaattcacccgacctcatatgaagctaaattttggtcacaacacagaatacacattcaagttcatccagacaaattttcacactgaaataaCGTCTTTTAGTCAGTTAAcacaataattaaactctctggtcggaacataaaatttctaacagcactgcgcagttcatttgaaaactttaccataaattcatccaatgcctaaaaaggctgaaaattttacacgacttagaagacacttcaaattttcatatagttcaagaatcacatcaaacggagggaatttggtcggtcaaacagaatacgaaaccttctgggcgagaacataagtttctggcagaattgcgcagtcaacttcaaacatttattaaaaatccatttttcgacaaaaagggctgaaattcacacgagacacagaaaacaccttgaaatttactcggtaaaattttcatatcaaaattcgatcaTTTGTTAGGTCAATTACATATCAGAAACCGCTGTttgaacgtcacagatttcaggctcacaaattcgaaattagggtttcttcttcaatcatccaaatacatttttcatgcttataacacacaatcatgcttaagaAGGTTCTCAtaaccatgttctcatatattcacatatcattcaccaacgaatcatccacaacctcacacaCACATGCATACACGCACaaacacatactttctcatgcaaacatccttcccaactgattaatttttagatctatgatttctacactcactatatgcatgaggggaacaagaaacatggattcaatggtaataatgagaaagatgaatcaaagtatacctttatcttgaaaaacaatcggtaggaatgacgaatgatgcgatttttcgatgaatcttgaatttccaactccacaatgatgcaagaacaaggaattggtgaaggattggtggagaaggagaggaagagagggaaaaacgtgtggggtatttataggcaaaattgatagatattgatagatttggtggttggagagatttgacaagatatggtaagatttaattggattttaatttggataaatatcccaaagcaattaattaaatccaagaaagaaaatattatttccaataaataggagggccgaaaattctaaataaaatggctagaaatatatgcatgatcccatttaatttaattcacacattggaagcttaatcacattaactcacataacccacaacaactaattttacataattaactcaaacacatagagactcaatttccacaaaagaaattcttattcaacatccacattaataaaaaaaaagccatcaaataaaaattaaaaaataaaaagtcacaattttccggggtgctacaccTCTAAACCAAGTCTCTGCATCTCCTTTCAACGAAAGGGGAATAGCTCTCAGCTTGAAATACTCCTCACTTGACCCTTTTGGCCTTTTCTGCACCCTGCAAATTTTGTCGAACTAATGGAGGAATTCAATTGGGCTATCATCACTAGCTCCCAAAAATGTAGGTAAGATGGCAAATACTTCTGATTTCACATACACCGCTTCCTGCCCCTGAGTGGCGGTGATGGTTGATGTTGGTTCTTCCTTCGCATGGGCATAGAGTGAACCTATCTCTAGATCATCTTCCTGGTCACAAACCATGGTGGTCTCCTCCTTGTCTGGGGTGGTTATTGACTCAAGCAGACTCACAAAGATGATGTCCTCACTTTCTTTACTGTTGGCATCCAAGTGGATTGATGGAGGGGGAGGTGATTCGTCTTGGACAATGTTTGGCTCCACTCCCTCTTCGTCCTCTGTTTGCCTCCTGGACTCGGTGCCTTCGAACTggggaaaacagaaaacaacaaaaagtttatttacaaaatttaaactaaaattcCTTAAAAAAACATGAGACTTTTCTCCCATCTATGTATTCTCTTGCTCCAGTTGTCCCCTTGGTTCACCCCAGCAGGGAAAATGCTTGATCCACATAGATAAGGACATTGATTCATCACTGTTGTTGCTTTGAGTTGTCTCTCAACTGCgatcaaaagaaagaaacagaagatattaacaatatttacaccaaaGTGTCTTACAACAAATGTAGGATAAACGACATCATCCCCGACAAGGGCGCCATTTGAAAGTGCTCGCTTCTTGTACTCTGCTCTTGCATCGTTCTCATCTTATGTTGTGGAGTGCTTAAGTTGGATTGTCAAACTGATCCGACTGGCCAAGTGTACGTCTTCTACCTGTGAACACAGGTGAGTGGCTCCGGTGTAGATTCAGactgatcaacttgacttaaTCTTCCTTGAGTGAGATGAATAGAAGAGTTCAGAAGCGTttcttcaaaaccttaacccacaatactattaactagtatagggaagtaatgatcgatcccatagagatgatgtgttttacatttgttgTTAGACACGAAATAGGaatggctgcggccacgctttctaggggtgggttaagttaactacttgacttgagagactaatgaggctcgtttcatgcatgtgttctgaGGTAAAACTTTACTCAAATCTGTGATCTAACAtctaattttgagccaggtgtgtataAAAATCCGCCATATTCAGCAAATGAACGGATCAGTTGGGCGGATGAACGAATCAAGGAAAGAAGTCAAAAACTGCGgcattgagttgatcaagttagaatTAAATGGAGCTAGCAGAAGTTTCTGCATGGAACCACAAAAGTGAAGGGCATGAATGACATTTCGgagaggatggtaccctagggatcagagccatacgcctctctatataaaggaatgcCCAACACGAGAACTTTTTGGAGAGCTCTCAGTCTGGGAGGTCTCATATACATTCTTAGAATATCTttaggaattcagctctcttctagggctgaaatcgGAGCTCATTTTACTTCAATTTCCAGATTTCCATTgcacacacacttggtcctgTTTTAATTTAGTTTAGTCGTGGTTTGGTGTTAGTTTTCTGCATTTTTAGCTTTTGGTTCTGATATTCCGCTTCGAGAAggagcgatgaaacaatttcatgttttcatTGTTAGTtttcagtttacttttgatgCTATCTGTTAGGTTTgttatactgaaaagcatgtttcgagcacgaatgagcacgaatagaatcttgcttatatacgaaaaactctataatccacttttaacccgatttggCATTATTCGAGCAGTTACGCATGAATAGAATCACCAtcattattacattgtgtttgcttgtgcatttataagaagTTTTAcgaacatttaaatgcataagaagtaaacaaagtctaagtgttttgcttagtagactggttgtgggcgtcatcCACTTTAAGGCAACTACAGTCAGATCTATGCAATGCTtcgcaaaagagaaagaagaatttcacaacctagataggctttggctacctatcgataaaggttgcaatgtcagtccgattatttctaagccttactaaaataagatgacattggtgtggtatagcactgaacggatctaacagcaagacatatcttcatgctatctactggaagactaggtcttgataaacaactgtttcttaatcaacatacgttagcattgagcatacggtattgattatgcactactttgacttatcaaatggtgcaggtttttcgcaacccaataatcgtattatattgggtagtggtgagtaatatctagcggtgctaggattgttaTTATGATGAATCGCGCGCCTGGTGAGtctggtttgataatgtccccaagaggagctcgaacaagtttttattattcagaaactgagcagttggaatttaattattccatgaataataaataagtgtttttttgctaagtccactcttggaattaataagatgttaattaattaagtccatagcaacattaattaattaataaacatttttatcttaagcgcgagaaataatcatataaacaaggaagcccggattacttataatttcgaatttggatgagcagtgcaatattacttctatagtggctgctcgtaatattccaatataagcttgtattaaattgtgggttcaatttaattagtaaaaagctaattgggggaggccatatacaaaaccttccatagatccctgattgggcccaatatgaacttattataaatagaagaataaaggagatagaaaaacgactttaatttttatgaaaaatttcGTCCACTGCTAAAAGGAGTAGGGTACGattttttcatgatttttctcctccgtgagattttcagctcctcctccgtgaggaatttttctgtcttctttattcgagtcctagtattttgataagatcagcccaccctggtATTGAGATACAGTTccggaaccagtcagaagatccatggtctagtattgaagatcatcgtggagaaggcgcaagcaatcaatgattctttggagaatcaaatcggtaactctaaaccgtagtattcatgtttaggatttatattctttgagcatgaattatttgcgttctagcatgcaattatctgTTTAACATGTTAATTGATTAATCACATAAttggtcaaatagatccttatctgatttatttgttttgtacaagtcttccgttgTGCAAGGGACACCAAACCCCAAAAATTGGTATCGGAGCCAATTTTTGgatctgattatgtggattaatttcatgataTGTGAATTGCTTAAATGCATGGTTGTGCGTTTGTGTTTGTTATTAACTGTTCGAACACAAGAATGAAGAATGCGATCGAGCTTCGGCGTTGGAATTCTCCGCCAGTTTGTGCGATAGCAACAATTCCACAAAATCAGTTTTAGTTAATGGGTGAACACTACAAAGTCTTGTTTTTAACCGTAATGATTATGTGATTTGAATCATTAATTATGATGTATGTTTTGATTAACGAATGCTTTACGTCAAGTAAATGATGGGAATTGAGAATTGCATCGCAAATTGGTGGAGTGTTTAACGGACATCAGCAGCAGTCCGACCTCCGGCGACTGCAAGGCAGCAGCGGCGTCGTGAGGTAGGCTGGGAGAGACACCAGCGCTGGGCAGTTCCGCGAACTGGCCAAGCGTGCGAGCAGTTTGCGGTGGTGTAGTGGCAGCGGCTGGGCGGTCTTGTCCAGTGGTGTGCGAAGCAAGTAATGGCGGTGACGAGAGGCAGTGGCTGCGGTTCAGTGGGAGTACGACGgcgcaagattagggtttccctaTGCGCGACGTCGCTTTGCCTCGCCTCGTGAGTTCGCTTTCCAAAtttgattagggtttccaaattcTTGGATTcatttttggaaataattcaagattaatttagaattaatatttgaatatatcttctgtggattttatatattatataagatttaattatgaattaaatcatggattaattaggttattttcttattttatggatttatatggattttattcctagatgaatcctagttatatttggaaaatgtTAATCTAGTTTTTATCCAcatcctatggatttatatgga
Proteins encoded in this window:
- the LOC121810546 gene encoding WAT1-related protein At3g02690, chloroplastic-like gives rise to the protein MPSRNRLGTLLIKSLRPISQAKSKATESEFKTESNEIDCIGTGLDVECVISEESEQVRGEARDTASALVELALEWGLLISPFFFWGTAMVAMKEVLPKTGPFVVAAFRLIPSGLLLVAFAASRGRALPSGFNAWLSISAFAAIDASCFQGFLAQGLERTTAGLGSVSWMIVFAFPYNEIVH